In Candidatus Contubernalis alkalaceticus, the genomic window TTGTAAAACAAATAGGGCCCAAAATGCAGCTGTTAAAAAATGATGCTTTTTGGTCATGGCACATAAATCTCCTTGTATATTAGAGTTAGTTGGAAACATGGCACTCTCTAACTATGATTTAATGTTCATCCCGTATGCCATGTTACAATTGGTTACTGGGAAAGTTTATATTTCTATTATTTTCAGAAATAAAGATTACTATAAGCTTGGCTGTAAAATTGCTGCATAAGAAAAAACGCTCCCAGCAGCTGCGGGAGCGTTTTTCTTATGCCCGGGAAAGTGACGTTGGTCCTTTATGTTATTAAATTGGTGGGGACTGGCCCCATTTAGGGGATTCTGGAAATTGCTAAGGGACAAGGACCGGAAACTTCCGGACAACAATTCGGAGTTTTATCTTTGCTTGGAGGCTTAATTTGATGCTATAAGCCCTTGAATCCCTTTCCAAGATGAATCTTAAAACAGCAATCAATAGAAATTCTCTTATCGGGCACAAATGTCTTAGCTGAGATAAATTTAGGGCTCCATAAATGCTAAATATGTTAATTAATGTTAATGCCGTTTTCCACACTAAATAGCGAAAAGCCTTAATTTATTTTATTTGCAAAATACTAGCACATAGCAATATACTCAAGATTTTCCTCCGGATGACCTTACCGCAGCCATTAATATTAAGGAATAGGTAGTTGTTGTTCGACAACACTCTCTCTACTTACATTATACGATTATTTATATATTATTTATAGACTACTTTTTTTATAATTTCAACACTATAATGTTATTAATAAATCTAGAAATATAAGAGGTGAATCAGTATGAATAACAAACATGATGTCTTAGATAAGGGGCCATTTTTTCATGGTACTAAAGCAGAACTAAAAATTGGGGATTTATTAAAACCACAACACTTATCAAATTATCAAGATAAAAAATCTAACTATATATATTTTACTGCAACATTAGATGCCGCTAAATGGGGTGCTGAATTAGCAACATCTAAATCAAAGGAAAGAATTTATATTGTAGAACCATTAGGTAATTTTGAAAATGATCCGAACTTAACTGACAAGAGATTTCCTGGAAACCCTACACGTTCTTATAGGTCTAAATCTCCTTTGAAAATAATAGCTGAATTAGGTTCATGGGAAAGACATTCCGATGAGGAAATAAATCATATGCTTACATCTTTAAAAAAGCTACGGGAACAAGGAAAAGCTATAATATACGATTAATCGTGAAAGGAACTTTTTAACTGGGTGCGATTGCATAATAAGCAGTCACGCCATTATGGAAGATCTAGCCCGGTTCTCTCACAGATGCTGAATGGTCTGAAATCAAACGGCATCCGGAAATCGGGTTTTGGATTTTAAGCTCAGTTAATGAACTTGCACCACTGGCTTAGAGGAATATTTTGGTAAGAATGTACCTTATAAGACAGGAACAGTTTGGTGACGTGGTAGCCCAGGAGAACAGTGTTAGTTCTCCAGTTACATTTTTTCACCGGAACAGGTGTGGGGTTACCTGGCGTACAAGCCTGGTGTTAAAGATAATTATAATCAGGGACGATTGCGGGAGCTGGTTAAGTAATGCTGGTAGAAACCTGTGATGCTGCATCCTGCTTGAAAAAGTCTGAAACAGCTTTTGTTAAACTTGAGCTTTTTAAATAGAATCTGAGAGCTGCTTTTTAGGTACGTTTATTTTGAGAAATAAAAAGGGAAGAAAAAAATTTAAAAGGAAAAAGGTGGTGAAAATGTGGCCGCTGAATATAAAGCTGGTGGTATAAAGGTAGTTTGTCCCCACTGCAAAGAAGAGGTATTTCAAGAGGGCAAGGCACAGTTAAATACTGCCGTCGCAACTTTTTTTAATCTTGACTGGGCAAACAGGTCAGTCCATACACTTACGTGTGTTTCCTGTGGAAACATTCAATGGTTTGCCGGTCCCCTGGAAAAAATATGACAAAAAAGTTTTCGATCCTACCAATTTCCATAATATCCTAAACGTGGCCTGGGGACTGACCCTATATAGATTGTGCCGGTCACGGCATGAGGGTTTTAGGAGATTCTGGAAATTGCCGAAGGCAAGGGCCTGAATCTCCGGGTATTCGAATTCACGTTCTTGAAAAAACGGAAAACAGCAAGCGGTGATACATTCATGATAGGCTTGGATTAGCATCTGTTAAAAGCAGGTGCTTTTTTCATGCCGAAAAACTAGAAATAGACTCAGGAGCAGGCAAGTGGCTTAGAAATTCAATGACATTCGGAATATCCGTGATGGACTGTATAAATTACCATAAATAACAAAAACATTTGTGTTTAGTAGGGTGTTGAATTCATTATAATAAAAATTACCAGAAAAACTCGAAAAGCATAACATAACAGAATACTAAAAATAAAGGATAGCGTGTGTTAATGTAGAAATATTTTTCGTTAACAATTTTATCAGTGATTAAATAATAGAGAATTAGTAGGAGGGGTATTGATGAAAATTAAAAAGTGTTTTCAAGCATTGTTAATCGTAGTACTGTTATTTAGTTTTATAGTGACAGGTTGTTCACCGGGCGAAACACCGGAAGGACAAAAGGACACTCAAGAGGAACAAGCAGGTGTTCCAAGGGATGATATTAAAAATCCTGATACATTTATTCAGGCTACTCTAAGCGGCGCCGAAACGTTGGATCTTCATTTTATGTCCAGTGCAGCAACCAGCGGAATTTCTCTTAATGTTTACGATTCACTGTTAGCGAGTAAGAAAGGGGAAGATTTAGAGCCGTCATTATCTACTATTGTTCCCAGCACAGAAAACAACCTAATTAATGTTCAAAATGATGGAAAAACGACCATAGAATTTCCTATCAGGGAAGGTGTTAAGTTTCATAACGGGGAAATTCTTACACCGGAAGATGTTAAATACACATTCATGCGTGGTATTATTGTGGGTTCTCTTTCTAACTTAACAATAGCTTTGCTTGGGGAAGGATCTTATAAGGATTTAGTTGAAAAGGTTGGCTCTGATGAAGCTTTTAATAAGCTTGATTCTAGTATCAGCATAAATGATGATTCAGTAATTTTTCTTTTAGATGAACCTTACGGCCCTTTCCTGGATTTAATGGCTGATAATGGTGCGCATTTTGGAATATTAAATAAAAGTTGGTGCATTGAACATGGAGCCTGGTCCGGCACGAAAGAAACAGTAGATGATTTTATTTCCATTACTTTAGAAGAAAATTCGTTACATGATAAAATGATGGGAACGGGGCCCTTTGAATTTAAAACTTGGGAAATTGGAGAAAGAGTTATCTTGGAAAGGTTTGAGGATTACTGGCAGGGTCCAGCTAAAATAAATCGTGCAATCAGACAGGTAGTCTCAGATACCAACACTGCAATTCTCCTATTACAAAAAGGAGACATTGACTTTATTAATCTCGAACTTCCGGACCTTCAACAAGTAGAAGGATATGAAGGTATAAAAGTTATTAAGGAAATGCCTACCTCACAATTAATTAAAATAAATTTTAACTTTGACATACATGGAAGTAAATATGTGGGGAGCGGAGAATTAGGACCAAACGGTATCCCTAGAGATTTTTTCAGTGATATCGATGTAAGAAAAGCTTTCTCATATGCTTTTGATTACGATACATTTATTGATGAAGTATTACTGGGAGCGGGAATTAAGCCTTATGGACCGGTTTTGGTGGGACATCTAACCGCTAATCCTGATAACCTTCAATATGATTTTGATTTAGAGAAAGCTGAAAAACATTTCAAAAAAGCATTTAATGGAGAATTATGGGACAAAGGTTTTAAACTTACGGTACCTTTCAATGAGGGTTCTAATCAGCGGCAGCGTGCTCTTGAAATTCTCCAGTTGAATTTAAAGCAAATCAACCCAAATTTTCAATTAGAAATAACATCCTTACCTTGGCCTGCATATGTCGGAGAGATTAATGACAGGGAGATGCCCCTTTCACAGTTTGGCATACTACCCAGGTATGAGCATCCACATTTCTCACTAGCTTATCATATGTATTCAAGAGGTTATTATGCTCCTATTAAAGGATATGTTGAATTAGCTGAAGAGAGA contains:
- a CDS encoding ABC transporter substrate-binding protein, which codes for MKIKKCFQALLIVVLLFSFIVTGCSPGETPEGQKDTQEEQAGVPRDDIKNPDTFIQATLSGAETLDLHFMSSAATSGISLNVYDSLLASKKGEDLEPSLSTIVPSTENNLINVQNDGKTTIEFPIREGVKFHNGEILTPEDVKYTFMRGIIVGSLSNLTIALLGEGSYKDLVEKVGSDEAFNKLDSSISINDDSVIFLLDEPYGPFLDLMADNGAHFGILNKSWCIEHGAWSGTKETVDDFISITLEENSLHDKMMGTGPFEFKTWEIGERVILERFEDYWQGPAKINRAIRQVVSDTNTAILLLQKGDIDFINLELPDLQQVEGYEGIKVIKEMPTSQLIKINFNFDIHGSKYVGSGELGPNGIPRDFFSDIDVRKAFSYAFDYDTFIDEVLLGAGIKPYGPVLVGHLTANPDNLQYDFDLEKAEKHFKKAFNGELWDKGFKLTVPFNEGSNQRQRALEILQLNLKQINPNFQLEITSLPWPAYVGEINDREMPLSQFGILPRYEHPHFSLAYHMYSRGYYAPIKGYVELAEERYDELVEELGRSFDDERVKEISHELQRRSSEDALSIFHYQVIGNVAMRDWVQGYEESPFPFIINYHSISKE
- the arr gene encoding NAD(+)--rifampin ADP-ribosyltransferase, which translates into the protein MNNKHDVLDKGPFFHGTKAELKIGDLLKPQHLSNYQDKKSNYIYFTATLDAAKWGAELATSKSKERIYIVEPLGNFENDPNLTDKRFPGNPTRSYRSKSPLKIIAELGSWERHSDEEINHMLTSLKKLREQGKAIIYD